The genomic window CACGTTTTCCGATGTTTATTTTTCCGTTGTGAGATTTGGTGGTGAACAGTCAAGATTGGTCAGCTCGATTAGCCTGAACAACCCTGCAAGTTAAGCATAGTAACCCGGTATGCTCGGAAGCTGTAATGGAGACGTGTTGGACGGATAAGGAAGGTAATTACGTTTGGGTTTATTAGAGGAACTCTGACTATATGAACTGCCATCTTGCGTCTCAGACTTGGCTGATTTCCTAGGCCTGCGGCTCATTAGGGCCTCCTTTATTGTCTCTCTTTCGAAGATATCTGTGTAAAAGTCTGGATAGAAGCCGGTTTAGGGGTAGCATGACATCCCTCTGACTGGCCGACTCCCATTCGGCCGGCTTGAATTGCGCGGACCCGAGTCTCCAATTGGCCGATGGCTGGTGAAAGACATTAGACACTTCTATCACGATACATCAATCGGAGCCGCGGATGTGATGAAATGGCCGGACCATGCGTGTTCATTCATGATATGTGGTATCCTATCCTAGGCTCCCAACAAAGGGTGCCCAACGATTAAATCGTATACCGGAAAAAGCTTGCATCATCGCCCCTCTCCCGCTCAgcattcttctcctcctcagtgtACTCACTCGGTGGCTTGTACGATGCATCTCGCCGAGCATTCTCGCGGCGCAAGTGGATGGTCATGCCCACAGCCAGGATGAACGCCATGGTCTGGCAGCCCAGGAGCGTGCCGAAGCCGGGGAAGTATCTCGGAGCATCCTTCTTCAGGAACAGGTATGCTGCAACAACACCTCCGAGGTTACCACAGCTCACGTTCATGGCGATTCCAACACCTCGCTTGAGGGCACCGCCgatgttgttgctgttcCAGGCAATTCCCTGAGGCACGCTGGGGAAAAGACCCGAGGCGAGAAGAAAGCAGCCAAAGTATCGGACTCCGGCGTGTTGGACCGCCATGAGTAAAATAAGCCCAACTCCGCTGAAAGATTATTAGCACATCACCGTATTAGACAACATGGCTTCAGGAACTTACGCCATAGCAATAAAGACAATCATGAAGATGCCTCGTTGCTGCACCTTGTCGGCCCACCAACCAGCTCCAACACAGACAGCGCATGCCACGATGTATGGAGGAGTGCTCATAAGCTGAGCTGTCGTGTTGGAATATCCAAGATCGCGAACGATTGTCGGCAGGAACAAAGAGTAAGAGTAGACTCCAGTAAAGGTTCCAGTGGCCATGAACATGTGGATCCAGATCTTCCAATCACGGAGAGCGTCCCAGACATACTTTGTGTCAAACTCATCCGCTAGTGACGATCGGTCAAGCCTCAGGCGTTCCTGGATGTGCTTTC from Fusarium keratoplasticum isolate Fu6.1 chromosome 10, whole genome shotgun sequence includes these protein-coding regions:
- a CDS encoding MFS domain-containing protein; the encoded protein is MKDKSPGSAAASVQIAERPDNVNLSDKAGSVENAGWSEADTKKLIRKIDWVIIPFVALLYLLSFLDRTNIGNARLDTLEADLGMSGLMYNNALAVFFPFYVVAEIPSNMAMKRFRPWIWIPSMMVAWGICCTLMGIVQSYPGLLVARSFLGLTEGGLFPGIAYYITMWYRRHECGFRMAIFFSAATAAGAFGGLLARGIMEMRGVAGLSGWQWIFILEGLLTVLVALASFKFMADYPERAKFITEEERKHIQERLRLDRSSLADEFDTKYVWDALRDWKIWIHMFMATGTFTGVYSYSLFLPTIVRDLGYSNTTAQLMSTPPYIVACAVCVGAGWWADKVQQRGIFMIVFIAMAGVGLILLMAVQHAGVRYFGCFLLASGLFPSVPQGIAWNSNNIGGALKRGVGIAMNVSCGNLGGVVAAYLFLKKDAPRYFPGFGTLLGCQTMAFILAVGMTIHLRRENARRDASYKPPSEYTEEEKNAERERGDDASFFRYTI